The Pseudomonas cavernicola DNA segment CAGCAGAGTGCCGCGGCAACGGGCCTGTAGATTTTCCTCGGTGGTGTCGCGCGCCAGCCCTTCGAAGACTGGCGCCAACGTGCCCATAAAGGCCTCGACCATCGGTGCTATCGGCAAGACGCGGTAAGTCACCGCCAGCGCTTTTGCTTCGGCTTCGGCATCTTCCAGGCTGATTTGCGCGGTGTAGCGATACGGCATCATCACCGCCTCGACCCGCTCGGCCCCGAGAGCATCGACCGCCACCGCCAGGGTCAGCGCCGAGTCTATTCCGCCGGACAAGCCCAGGATGACGCCCTTGAAGCCGTTTTTCTGCACATAGTCTCGCACCCCCACGACCAGCGCCTGATAGACGCTGGCCTCCAGCTCCGGCAGCGGCGCACAACTGGCAGGCCGTGGCGTCACTTGCTCACCATCGAAGGTGAGGTCGACCGGATACAGGCCCTCACTGAAGGCTGGCGCGCGCTGACTGATCCGCCCATCGGCGGTCATGACGCAGCTGCCACCGTCGAACACCAGTTCATCCTGACCGCCAACCTGGTTGACATAGACAATCGGCATGCCACTCTCGCCAACCCGCTCGACCAGCACTTCCTCACGCTCGCGCTGCTTGTCCAGGTGGAAGGGTGAGGCATTCAGGCTGAGCATCAGCTTGGCGCCGGCAGCCCGCGCTTGCGCCACCGGTTCGGCAAACCAAATGTCCTCACAGATCGTCAGCGCCAGCGGAATGCCTTTGATCTCCAACACACAGACCTCGTTACCGGGGACGAAATAGCGCTTCTCGTCGAACACCCGATAATTCGGCAGCTTCTGTTTGTAGTAAGTCGCCAGCAACTCGCCGTCGGCGATCGCGGCGCAGGCGTTATAGCGCTGCTCGCCGTCCAGCCAGGGGTAGCCCACCACCAGGTAAATGCCGCGCACCTCGTCTTTCAGGCGCTGCAGGCCCTGCTCAATCCGCCGCTGCATGCTCGAGCGCAGCAGCAAATCTTCCGGCGGATAGCCGCACAGGGCCAATTCCGGAAACACGATGACATCCGCTTTCCACTGATCGCGGGCGCTACAGGCGGCCTCGATGATGCGCTCAACATTGCCGTGTACATCACCAACTCGCAGATTCAGCTGGGCCATTACGACCCGCAGGGTTTGGCTCATCACCCGCCTCCACAGATAAAGTTGCACGCACTCCTCATCCATTGGACAAGTGCACGCTACAGATCTGTCATTCTCCCGCATCAACACTAGCGGAAACAACGCACAGCATGTGCCTTTGCCGTCTGTGCTGGCGCCCCGTCCTTGGCTAAACTGCCAGCCTTTAGATAAGAAGAGAGTGCCATGGGCCTGTTCCGCCTGCTGTTCTGGGTCGCCGTGATCGCCGCCGCTATCTGGTTATGGCGCCGCTTGAGCCGTCCCGCTCAGCGCCCCACCCCCAAGCCAGACAACACTGTGCCCATGGTTCGCTGCGCCCATTGCGGCGTGCATGTGCCACGCGAGCACGCCCTCCACCAGAACCAGCAGTGGTTCTGCAGCCAGGCCCACCTCGAGCAAGGTGCCAAGCACGGTGATCGCTGAAGCACTAGCCCTGAGCGGCAACCAGGGCCGACGGATTCTGCGGCTGTATCACCTCTACCGGCTGGTCATTGGCCTGGCTCTGGTGCTGTTGATTTCCAGCAACCTGGACGATCAACTGCTCGATCTGGCCAATGACAAGCTGTTCCGCTATGGCAGCTGGCTCTATCTGGGCCTGAATTGCGTAGTCGCGGTACTGGTGCGCCGGCCCCAGCACTTGCTGCAAGTCTTCAGCCTAGCCCTGGTCGACGTCACCCTGCTCTCGGGGCTGTTCTACGCGGCCGGCGGCACACCCAGCGGGATTGGCAACCTGCTGATTGTTGCGGTAGCCATCGCCAACATCCTGCTCCGCGGGCGGATCGGCCTGCTGATCGCCGCAGTCGCGGCCATTGGCCTGATCTATCTGACCTTCTACCTCAGCCTGAGCAATCCGGCCGCCACCGCTCAATATGTGCAAGCTGGCGCGCTTGGCGCGCTGTGCTTTGCCGCCGCACTCTTTGTTCAGGGGCTGACCCGCCGCCTGCACGTCAGCGAAAGCCTGGCCGAACAGCGCGCCGCCGATGTCGCCAACCTGGAAGCACTCAACGCGCAGATTCTGCAACGCATGCGCACCGGCATCCTGGTAATGGATGCCCAGCATCGCGTGCTGCTGGCCAACCAAGGCACGTTGAGCCTGCTGGGGCGCACCGAACTGGCCGGTAAAATTCTCGATCCACTCTGCCCGGAACTGGTTAAGCGCCTGCAACAGTGGCTGCATAACCCGACACTGCGCCCGGCAAGCCTGCAAGCGTTCCCCGACGGCCCGGTCTTGCAACCCAGCTTCGTCACCCTCCAGCGCGGCGAGCAACGCCACACGCTGGTGTTTCTCGATGACATCTCGCAAATCGCCCAACAAGCGCAGCAGCTCAAGCTCGCCTCGCTCGGCCGCCTGACTGCCGGCATTGCCCACGAGATCCGTAACCCACTCGGTGCCATCAGCCACGCCGCGCAATTGCTACAAGAATCCGAAGCACTGGAAGGGCCAGACCAGCGACTGGCGCAGATCATCCAGGATCATTCGCGGCGCATGAACCTGGTCATTGAAAACGTCCTCCAACTCTCGCGCCGCCGCCAAGCCGAACCGCAGCTACTGGACCTGAAATACTGGCTGCACCGTTTTGCCAGCGAATTTCGCAGCTCTACCACCGCGAATCAGCTACTGCATCTGGAAACCACCGGCAGCACCATCCAGACCCGCATGGACCCGCATCAACTGACCCAGGTGCTTACTAACCTGGTACAAAACGGCTTGCGCTACAGCGCGCTACAGCACCGACAGGGCCAGGTCTGGCTAAAGCTATTTCGCGACCAAGACAGTGACCTGCCCGTGCTCGAGGTACTGGATAATGGCCTCGGCGTGCCGCCCGAGCAGCTGCAGCATATCTTCGAGCCCTTCTACACCACGGAAACTAAAGGCACCGGACTGGGCCTGTATATTTCTCGTGAGCTGTGCGAAAGCAACCAAGCCCGACTTGACTACAAAACCCGTGAAGTCGGCGGCAGCTGCTTCCGCATCACCTTCGCCCACCCGCGCAAACTGAGCTAACCATGACCGCACGGCAAAGAGCCCTGATCGTCGACGACGAGCCCGATATCCGCGAACTCCTGGAAATCACCCTAGGCCGGATGAAGCTCGACACCCGTAGCGCGCGCAACGTCAAGGAAGCCCGCGAGTGGCTAGCCCGCGAACCCTTCGACCTGTGCCTGACCGACATGCGCCTGCCGGATGGCACCGGCCTGGAGCTGGTACAACATATCCTCCAGCGTCATCCGCAGGTGCCCGTGGCGATGATCACCGCTTATGGCAGCCTGGATACCGCGATCAATGCCCTCAAAGCCGGCGCTTTCGACTTCCTGACCAAGCCGGTAGACCTTGGCCGCCTGCGCGAACTGGTCGCCACGGCCCTGCGCTTGCGCCCCCAAGCCGGCGAAGAAATGCCGGTAGACAGCCGCCTGCTCGGGGACTCGCCGCCCATGCGCACCCTACGCAAACAGATCAGCAAACTCGCCCGCAGCCAGGCACCGGTGTATATCAGTGGCGAATCCGGCAGCGGCAAAGAGCTGGTCGCGCGCCTGATCCACGAACAGGGGCCACGCACCGAGCAACCGTTCGTACCGGTGAACTGCGGCGCGATCCCCTCGGAGCTGATGGAAAGCGAGTTCTTCGGCCACAAGAAAGGCAGCTTCACCGGCGCCATCGAGGACAAACAAGGGCTGTTCCAGGCCGCCAATGGCGGCACCCTGTTCCTTGACGAAGTGGCCGATTTGCCACTACCGATGCAGGTCAAGTTGCTGCGCGCCATCCAGGAAAAGGCCGTGCGCGCAGTTGGTGGTCAACAAGAGTTGGTGGTGGACGTGCGCGTGCTCTGCGCCACCCACAAGGATCTCGCCGGCGAAGTCGCCGCCGGACGCTTCCGCCAGGATCTCTACTACCGCCTGAACGTGATCGAGTTGCGCGTACCGCCACTGCGCGAGCGCCGCGAAGATATCGCCCAGTTGACCGAAGTCATGCTCAAACGCCTGGCCGTAGGTACCGGTCTGGCAGCCGCCAAGCTCGACACTGAGGCCTTGGAAAAGCTGAAGAACTACCGCTTCCCCGGCAACGTCCGCGAACTCGAGAACATGCTGGAGCGCGCCTACACCCTTTGCGAGGATGACCAGATCCAGGCCAGCGATCTACGCCTGGCGGACACCCCCTGCGCCGTCGATGCCGGCGAAGCCAGCCTGGCGCAAATCGACAACCTCGAGGACTATCTGGAAAGCCTCGAACGCAAACTGATCGTGCAGGCCCTGGAAGAAACCCGCTGGAACCGCACGGCAGCTGCTCAACGCCTGGGCATGACGTTCCGCTCGCTACGCTACCGACTGAAGAAGCTGGGCGTCGATTGAGGCTTTCGCCGGTAGATACCGTCGCTCTCCTGTAGGAGCGGGTTTATCCGCGATGAGGCCTTCCGACCAACGCGGCCGTCGCAGCGGAAGCCCCCTCCACAAAAGCTACGCAGGTATCCTTCTGTGGGATCAGCGCCATTTTCGAGCCCGGCTTCGCGGGTAAATCCACTCCTACAAAAGCCCCTCAGAGCGGAGCCTGGCAAGGGGGTAAAGCAATCCGCGCCTGTGGCGCATAGGGTGCAGGATCGACAATCGGCTCGCGCCCCAGCATCAAGTCCGCCAACAGCTGGCAAGATGCCGGGGCCAAGACCAACCCATTGCGGTAATGCCCGCAGTTCAACCAAAGCCCGGCCAAACCAGGCACAGGGCCAATAAAGGGAATGCCCTCCGGTGAACCTGGCCT contains these protein-coding regions:
- a CDS encoding PP0621 family protein, encoding MGLFRLLFWVAVIAAAIWLWRRLSRPAQRPTPKPDNTVPMVRCAHCGVHVPREHALHQNQQWFCSQAHLEQGAKHGDR
- a CDS encoding NAD+ synthase; protein product: MSQTLRVVMAQLNLRVGDVHGNVERIIEAACSARDQWKADVIVFPELALCGYPPEDLLLRSSMQRRIEQGLQRLKDEVRGIYLVVGYPWLDGEQRYNACAAIADGELLATYYKQKLPNYRVFDEKRYFVPGNEVCVLEIKGIPLALTICEDIWFAEPVAQARAAGAKLMLSLNASPFHLDKQREREEVLVERVGESGMPIVYVNQVGGQDELVFDGGSCVMTADGRISQRAPAFSEGLYPVDLTFDGEQVTPRPASCAPLPELEASVYQALVVGVRDYVQKNGFKGVILGLSGGIDSALTLAVAVDALGAERVEAVMMPYRYTAQISLEDAEAEAKALAVTYRVLPIAPMVEAFMGTLAPVFEGLARDTTEENLQARCRGTLLMAISNKKGYLVLTTGNKSEMAVGYATLYGDMAGGFDVLKDVPKTLVFRLCEYRNTLGAVIPQRVIDRPPSAELAPDQKDEDSLPAYPVLDEILKLYIEYDLSANAIIAEGFDEDTVNRVLRLVDINEYKRRQAAVGVRVTQRGFGRDRRYPITSGWRLGD
- a CDS encoding sensor histidine kinase, which produces MIAEALALSGNQGRRILRLYHLYRLVIGLALVLLISSNLDDQLLDLANDKLFRYGSWLYLGLNCVVAVLVRRPQHLLQVFSLALVDVTLLSGLFYAAGGTPSGIGNLLIVAVAIANILLRGRIGLLIAAVAAIGLIYLTFYLSLSNPAATAQYVQAGALGALCFAAALFVQGLTRRLHVSESLAEQRAADVANLEALNAQILQRMRTGILVMDAQHRVLLANQGTLSLLGRTELAGKILDPLCPELVKRLQQWLHNPTLRPASLQAFPDGPVLQPSFVTLQRGEQRHTLVFLDDISQIAQQAQQLKLASLGRLTAGIAHEIRNPLGAISHAAQLLQESEALEGPDQRLAQIIQDHSRRMNLVIENVLQLSRRRQAEPQLLDLKYWLHRFASEFRSSTTANQLLHLETTGSTIQTRMDPHQLTQVLTNLVQNGLRYSALQHRQGQVWLKLFRDQDSDLPVLEVLDNGLGVPPEQLQHIFEPFYTTETKGTGLGLYISRELCESNQARLDYKTREVGGSCFRITFAHPRKLS
- a CDS encoding sigma-54-dependent transcriptional regulator is translated as MTARQRALIVDDEPDIRELLEITLGRMKLDTRSARNVKEAREWLAREPFDLCLTDMRLPDGTGLELVQHILQRHPQVPVAMITAYGSLDTAINALKAGAFDFLTKPVDLGRLRELVATALRLRPQAGEEMPVDSRLLGDSPPMRTLRKQISKLARSQAPVYISGESGSGKELVARLIHEQGPRTEQPFVPVNCGAIPSELMESEFFGHKKGSFTGAIEDKQGLFQAANGGTLFLDEVADLPLPMQVKLLRAIQEKAVRAVGGQQELVVDVRVLCATHKDLAGEVAAGRFRQDLYYRLNVIELRVPPLRERREDIAQLTEVMLKRLAVGTGLAAAKLDTEALEKLKNYRFPGNVRELENMLERAYTLCEDDQIQASDLRLADTPCAVDAGEASLAQIDNLEDYLESLERKLIVQALEETRWNRTAAAQRLGMTFRSLRYRLKKLGVD